Proteins co-encoded in one Brassica oleracea var. oleracea cultivar TO1000 chromosome C4, BOL, whole genome shotgun sequence genomic window:
- the LOC106337550 gene encoding dnaJ protein ERDJ3B-like, producing the protein MKLVLKYHPDKNQGNDEATRKFAEINKVPNQSTTCPFRRDGNDLHMTINITLVEALVGFEKSFKHLDDHGVDIGSKGITNPKEVKKFKGEGMPLHYSTKKGNLVTFEVMFPSSLTEDQKKKIKEVLA; encoded by the exons ATGAAACTCGTTTTGAAGTATCATCCTGATAAGAATCAAGGAAACGATGAAGCTACTCGCAAGTTCGCTGAGATCAATAAGG TTCCGAATCAAAGCACCACATGCCCGTTTCGGAGAGATGGCAACGATTTACACATGACCATCAACATTACACTG GTTGAGGCGCTAGTTGGTTTTGAGAAATCATTTAAACACTTGGATGATCACGGAGTTGACATCGGTTCCAAG GGAATTACAAATCCCAAGGAAGTGAAGAAGTTCAAAGGAGAAGGGATGCCACTCCACTACAGCACAAAGAAAGGCAACCTTGTCACTTTTGAGGTTATGTTTCCTTCGTCTCTCACTGAGGATCAGAAAAAGAAGATCAAAGAAGTCTTGGCTTAG
- the LOC106337549 gene encoding universal stress protein A-like protein produces the protein MEETKERKIVVAVDESEESMEALSWSLDNLFPYGSNNTLILLYVKPPLPVYSSIDAAGFIVTGDPVAALKKYENELVESVMARSRNVYQDFESDINIERKVGRGDAKEVICNAVQNHKADMLVMGTHDYGFFKRALLGSVSEYCAKRVKCPVIIVKKNMPQNN, from the exons ATGGAAGAAACAAAGGAGAGAAAGATCGTTGTAGCAGTGGACGAGAGCGAAGAGAGCATGGAAGCTCTTTCATGGAGTCTTGACAATCTTTTTCCATATGGTTCCAATAATACTCTTATCCTCCTCTACGTCAAGCCCCCTCTTCCCGTTTATTCTTCCATTGATGCCGCAG GGTTTATAGTGACCGGAGATCCGGTTGCAGCCTTGAAGAAATACGAAAATGAGCTAGTGGAATCAGTCATGGCTCGATCTCGAAACGTCTACCAAGATTTTGAGTCCGAT ATTAATATAGAGAGAAAAGTTGGAAGAGGAGATGCCAAGGAAGTTATATGTAACGCAGTTCAGAACCATAAGGCTGATATGTTAGTTATGGGCACACATGACTATGGCTTCTTCAAAAG AGCTTTGCTAGGCAGTGTGAGCGAGTATTGCGCCAAACGAGTGAAGTGTCCTGTGATTATCGTGAAGAAGAATATGCCTCAAAATAATTGA